The Nycticebus coucang isolate mNycCou1 chromosome 2, mNycCou1.pri, whole genome shotgun sequence genome includes a window with the following:
- the IFNE gene encoding interferon epsilon: MINKHFFEIVLVGLASSTIFSLELKLVLFQQRRVNRESIKLLNELQTSSIQQCLPHRKNFLLPEKPVSPQQYQEGHALALLHETLQQIFNLFRANISLDGWEESHVEKFLIELHHQLEYLEALMGLEAEQRSGTVGIEELRLQVKMYFRRIHDYLENQEYSSCARTIVQVEINRCLLFVFRLTEKLSKQGMNP, from the coding sequence ATGATTAACAAGCACTTCTTTGAAATTGTGTTGGTGGGGCTGGCCTCTTCCACTATCTTCTCTCTAGAATTGAAATTGGTTCTCTTTCAGCAGAGAAGAGTGAACAGAGAGAGTATAAAACTTTTGAATGAATTGCAGACCTCATCAATTCAGCAGTGTCTACCACACAGGAAAAACTTCCTGCTCCCTGAGAAGCCAGTGAGTCCTCAGCAGTACCAAGAAGGACATGCACTGGCCCTGCTCCATGAGACACTTCAGCAGATCTTCAACCTCTTCAGGGCAAATATTTCACTGGATGGTTGGGAGGAAAGCCACGTGGAGAAGTTTCTCATTGAACTTCATCACCAGCTGGAATACCTAGAAGCTCTCATGGGACTGGAAGCAGAGCAGAGGAGTGGGACCGTGGGTATTGAGGAACTCAGGTTACAGGTTAAAATGTACTTCCGAAGGATCCATGATTACCTGGAAAACCAGGAATACAGCAGCTGTGCCAGGACCATCGTCCAAGTCGAAATCAATCGGTGTCTGTTGTTTGTGTTCAGACTCACAGAAAAGCTGAGCAAACAAGGAATGAACCCTTGA